A genomic window from Bacillus rossius redtenbacheri isolate Brsri chromosome 7, Brsri_v3, whole genome shotgun sequence includes:
- the LOC134533894 gene encoding uncharacterized protein LOC134533894, translated as MPKVLSVFERAREYESEGFYVFDKHKKVMMCKYCNVTVDWKRKDSCEKHCKQRSSHKVNKDNGGNGVKRQITIIENVSLNKKLKAEKTKLAKDTVRAFVQANILLEKLDHPGLRSWMNEYIPGSGDLPHSSTLRSTYLESLKVEEEEKIKELVKGQDIVLLCDETTNKKGQCVFVVLFKIMSASSEQKLLVAGTKVLMNANSTECSRAIVDILVKFDVKYDNVISFTCDSAKYMTKCADLLRVLVSDKLLHIQCWAHKLCLVGNIWVAQLSELNECVMKTKMFFLNSRKRKHHYLQFLTVSSIHPKLFPSPVLTRWNSWFRAVEYIDTYLPHLLEYFKTEDAETSGSSTEYYMQMSMDKVAVLQCEARFVVEHCKSTVELLEILEGSSYPFAHRLLGKLYDLKTSFKLASDNTFHPETTQMLNSQLCLKSAVRATLVSTGQKSLLKLSSLIASDPAKDFVECMGALFDPREIACKGLEVDAVELQNKVEKVPFLSQVPFRLVLEGYTQTKQAVLKSISKNVDILTILLSLKSDFPEYATNAVKCLWIPVSNVDSERAFSMYSNIMSDKRTSLRADNIEVMLGMCFGASH; from the exons ATGCCAAAGgttttaagtgtatttgaaagGGCACGGGAGTATGAAAGTGAAGGGTTTTATGTGTTTGACAAACATAAAAAAGTTATGATGTGCAAGTACTGCAATGTAACAGTTGACTGGAAAAGGAAGGATAGCTGCGAAAAACATTGTAAACAAAGGTCTTCGCACAAAGTCAACAAAGATAATGGTGGCAACGGAGTGAAAAGACAGATAACAATTATTGAAAATGTGTCTTTGAACAAAAAACTCAAGGCCGAAAAAACTAAATTGGCGAAAGACACAGTGCGGGCTTTCGTGCAAGCAAACATCCTGCTTGAAAAACTGGACCATCCAGGACTGCGATCTTGGATGAATGAATACATTCCAG ggtcCGGTGACCTTCCACATTCATCTACCTTACGAAGCACTTACCTTGAAAGTTTAAAAGTTGAAGAGGAGGAGAAAATAAAAGAACTGGTGAAAGGGCAAGACATTGTTTTATTGTGTGACGAAACAACCAACAAGAAAGGACAGTGTGTGTTTGTCGTTCTATTTAAGATTATGTCTGCAAGCAGTGAACAAAAATTGCTTGTAGCTGGGACGAAAGTTTTGATGAATGCAAATTCGACAGAATGCTCACGAGCAATTGTTGATATATTGgtgaaatttgatgtaaaatatGATAACGTAATTTCTTTCACTTGCGACTCGGCGAAGTACATGACAAAATGTGCTGACCTTTTGCGCGTTTTGGTAAGTGACAAACTGCTACATATTCAGTGCTGGGCACACAAGCTCTGCCTGGTTGGCAATATTTGGGTGGCACAGCTTTCCGAACTGAATGAGTGTGTAATGaaaaccaaaatgtttttcttgaatTCAAGGAAAAGGAAACAccactatttgcagtttctgacgGTATCGTCCATTCACCCCAAATTGTTCCCATCTCCTGTTTTAACACGCTGGAATTCGTGGTTCCGTGCTGTGGAGTACATTGACACATACTTACCCCATCTTTTAGAATACTTCAAGACAGAAGATGCAGAAACTAGTGGAAGTTCAACAGAATATTACATGCAGATGTCTATGGACAAAGTTGCTGTTTTGCAATGTGAAGCAAGATTTGTAGTTGAGCACTGTAAATCAACTGTAGAATTGCTTGAGATTTTAGAGGGTTCGTCATATCCTTTTGCTCACAGGTTGCTAGGAAAACTTTATGATTTGAAAACCAGTTTCAAATTGGCCAGTGATAATACTTTTCATCCTGAAACAACACAGATGCTGAACTCACAACTTTGCTTGAAATCTGCTGTTAGGGCTACTCTTGTTTCAACAGGACAAAAGTCTCTATTGAAGCTATCATCGTTGATTGCCAGTGATCCTGCCAAGGATTTTGTAGAGTGTATGGGTGCTTTGTTTGATCCCAGAGAAATTGCTTGTAAGGGGCTAGAGGTTGACGCTGTTGAGTTGCAGAACAAGGTTGAAAAAGTTCCTTTCCTATCCCAGGTGCCTTTTCGACTTGTTCTAGAAGGCTACACTCAGACTAAACAGGCAGTCTTAAAATCAATTTCTAAGAACGTCGATATTCTTACCATCCTGCTGTCTTTAAAATCAGATTTCCCAGAGTATGCAACCAATGCTGTGAAGTGCCTGTGGATCCCTGTTTCCAATGTTGACAGTGAGAGGGCTTTTTCCATGTACAGCAACATCATGTCCGACAAGCGAACATCTTTGCGGGCTGATAACATTGAAGTTATGTTGGGAATGTGTTTTGGAGCTAGCCATTGA
- the LOC134533896 gene encoding origin recognition complex subunit 5 — MMEVDSKFVFYNRKTILLNMQHRQKLKVLVKDKLSSTNPCRESEIDTLMGLLVMHYMPSSIFIYGHTATGKTHTVKNILQELNYANAYVNCIECYSPKLMYQQILHDLFDDPEQSILDSIFTCDNMMDFVTHLEQNASCERIFKEPYVIVFDNCENLRNMDGTFLSAVLRLQEFTKLNLCVILIAGISWDKFYSKVNCEVPIIVHFRQYTKDELLELLLLDVNADPRIPRHLYRAFLQLVLAVCCRYCCSLVELRHVARTTYRKLCDPAEECAPESLDVKKMWVKIKPHLEASVNKLYMRAAGEWDSGPARCDQNQLAVSLNLPYFTKYMLIAAYLASYNPAASDKRMFVKHHGKERKRLQRPRKGSAIGRNLRQPDSFTSDRLLAIYYSIVEDKVGLSTALLAQISTLVKLRLLIQDNEDCLTSTYRCAVSLDFITAIGRNVDFNVLKYLYSKD, encoded by the exons ATGATGGAAGTAGATTCAAAATTTGTGTTTTACAACAGAAAAACAATTCTGTTGAATATGCAGCACAGACAGAAACTAAAAGTGTTGGTTAAAGATAAACTTTCATCCACTAATCCATGCAGAGAAAGTGAAATAGACACTTTAATGGGCTTGCTTGTGATG CACTATATGCCTTCAAGCATATTTATTTATGGGCATACTGCTACTGGAAAAACACACACAGTGAAGAACATTCTGCAAGAATTGAACTATGCAAATGCTTATGTAAACTGCATTGAATGTTACTCACCCAAATTAATGTATCAACAGATTTTGCACGACTTGTTTG ATGATCCTGAACAGTCCATATTGGATTCCATTTTTACATGTGACAACATGATGGATTTTGTCACTCACCTCGAACAGAATGCTTCTTGTGAAAGGATTTTCAAGGAACCATATGTGATA GTATTCGACAACTGCGAAAACCTTAGAAATATGGACGGAACATTTCTATCAGCAGTTTTACGTCTCCAAGAATTCACAAAACTCAACTTATGTGTAATTCTTATAGCTGGAATTTCCTGGGACAAATTCTACTCCAAAGTGAATTGTGAAGTCCCAATCATTGTTCATTTCAGGCAGTACACCAAAg ACGAGTTGCTTGAGCTGCTGCTGCTGGATGTGAATGCTGACCCCCGCATCCCCCGTCACCTGTACCGCGCGTTCCTGCAGCTAGTGCTCGCCGTGTGCTGCAGGTACTGCTGCAGCCTGGTGGAGCTCAGACACGTA GCAAGGACCACGTACCGCAAGCTTTGCGATCCGGCGGAGGAGTGCGCGCCCGAGTCACTCGATGTAAAGAAGATGTGGGTGAAAATCAAACCTCATCTGGAAGCATCCGTGAACAAGCTGTACATGCGGGCGGCAGGGGAATGGGACAGTGGCCCGGCACGCTG TGACCAGAACCAGCTGGCGGTCAGCCTGAACCTGCCGTACTTCACCAAATACATGTTGATAGCAGCGTACTTGGCGTCGTACAACCCTGCCGCGTCCGACAAGAGGATGTTTGTGAAGCACCACGGCAAGGAGCGCAAGAGGCTGCAGAGGCCGAGGAAGGGCTCGGCCATCGGCAGGAACCTCCGGCAGCCGGACTCTTTCACGTCGGACCGGCTGCTCGCCATCTACTACTCCATAGTCGAGGACAAGGTGGGGCTGTCGACAGCTCTCCTGGCCCAG ATTTCAACTCTTGTAAAGCTGCGGTTGTTGATACAAGATAATGAAGATTGCTTAACCTCCACGTACAGATGTGCAGTAAGTCTGGATTTTATAACAGCTATAGGAAG GAATGTTGACTTCAATGTCCTGAAATATTTATATAGCAAGGACTGA